The Lentzea guizhouensis genome contains a region encoding:
- a CDS encoding MBL fold metallo-hydrolase: protein MKKALAGLLGLAGVAWALRDLPAQLGGKPDPAEMARSPRYRNGKFHNDREVRTVPDRDNFSLRDFVSGGADRKPSVPVPLVGPAAPVSSGVHVTWYGHASALVEIDGAAVLLDPVWSDRVSPSAHVGPRRLHPVPHQLSDLPALSAVVISHDHYDHLDMATVRSLTVGSSAVFVVPLGIGAHLRRWEVPVDRIVELDWDESFEVDGFTLTCTAAQHFSGRSVQRDVTLWASWVIRRGERAVFYSGDTGYFPGYAGIGAEHGPFDAVLMQVGAYGDAWPDIHMTPEDGVRAFEDLGGGLLIPVHWATFNLALHSWTEPVDRVWREVKARGLRMAVPRPGERVDVSAPGEVDGWWQGLG from the coding sequence ATGAAGAAGGCGTTGGCCGGGCTGCTCGGACTGGCGGGCGTGGCGTGGGCGCTGCGCGATCTCCCCGCACAGCTGGGCGGCAAGCCGGACCCGGCCGAGATGGCGCGCTCGCCGCGGTACCGGAACGGGAAGTTCCACAACGACAGGGAAGTCCGCACGGTCCCCGACCGCGACAACTTCTCGTTGCGCGACTTCGTCTCCGGTGGCGCCGACCGCAAGCCCTCGGTCCCGGTGCCCCTGGTGGGTCCCGCCGCTCCGGTGTCCTCCGGCGTGCACGTGACCTGGTACGGCCACGCCTCGGCGTTGGTGGAGATCGACGGCGCCGCGGTGCTCCTCGATCCCGTGTGGAGCGACCGGGTCTCGCCATCCGCACACGTGGGGCCGCGGCGGTTGCACCCGGTTCCGCATCAGTTGTCTGATTTGCCCGCCTTGAGTGCTGTCGTGATCTCGCATGACCACTACGACCACCTGGACATGGCGACCGTGCGGTCGTTGACGGTGGGGTCGTCGGCGGTTTTCGTTGTGCCGCTGGGGATCGGGGCGCATCTGCGGCGGTGGGAGGTGCCTGTCGACCGGATCGTCGAGCTGGACTGGGACGAATCGTTTGAAGTGGACGGGTTCACGCTGACTTGTACTGCGGCGCAACACTTCTCGGGGCGGTCGGTGCAGCGGGACGTCACGTTGTGGGCGTCGTGGGTGATCCGGCGCGGGGAGCGGGCGGTGTTCTACAGCGGGGACACCGGGTACTTCCCGGGGTACGCGGGGATCGGGGCTGAGCACGGGCCGTTCGACGCGGTGTTGATGCAGGTCGGGGCGTACGGGGACGCTTGGCCGGACATCCACATGACGCCGGAGGACGGGGTGCGGGCTTTTGAGGATTTGGGTGGGGGGTTGTTGATCCCGGTGCATTGGGCGACGTTCAACTTGGCCTTGCACTCTTGGACGGAGCCGGTGGATCGGGTGTGGCGGGAGGTGAAGGCGCGGGGGTTGAGGATGGCGGTGCCGCGGCCGGGGGAGCGGGTGGACGTATCGGCGCCCGGAGAGGTGGACGGGTGGTGGCAGGGGTTGGGGTGA
- a CDS encoding GNAT family N-acetyltransferase, translating into MTIRRATAADVDAIVAMLADDPLGATREKAGDPAYLAAFAVIDADPHQYLAVAVAGDEVVGTLQLTFTSGLSRLGMTRATVEAVRVRSDQRGAGLGELLLRWAVDEARARGCGLVQLTTDASRTDAHRFYERLGFTASHVGMKLSL; encoded by the coding sequence ATCACCATCAGGCGCGCGACCGCCGCCGACGTCGACGCGATCGTGGCGATGCTGGCGGACGACCCGCTGGGCGCGACCAGGGAGAAGGCGGGCGACCCCGCCTACCTCGCCGCCTTCGCGGTGATCGACGCCGACCCGCACCAGTACCTCGCGGTGGCCGTCGCGGGCGACGAGGTCGTGGGCACGCTGCAGCTGACGTTCACGTCGGGCCTCTCCCGCCTGGGCATGACCCGCGCCACCGTGGAAGCCGTGCGCGTGCGTTCCGACCAGCGCGGCGCGGGCTTGGGCGAACTCCTGCTGAGGTGGGCCGTCGACGAGGCACGCGCCCGCGGCTGCGGCCTGGTCCAGCTGACTACAGACGCGTCCCGGACGGACGCGCACCGGTTCTACGAGCGGCTCGGCTTCACCGCGTCACACGTGGGGATGAAGCTTTCCCTCTAA
- the rsmD gene encoding 16S rRNA (guanine(966)-N(2))-methyltransferase RsmD, giving the protein MTRIVAGAAGGRRLKVPPKGTRPTSERVREALFSSLEAMMDLDGARVLDLYAGSGALGFEALSRGAEHATFVESDKRAVEVLKSNAKDLGLANVTVVNRTAEAFVAGEGEEFDVVFADPPYAVGDEELAKVLAGVAPRLAGDAVLVVERASRSAEPPWPGGVEPLRAKKYGDTTVYWGRVRADG; this is encoded by the coding sequence GTGACGAGAATCGTGGCCGGGGCCGCCGGTGGTCGCAGGCTCAAGGTGCCGCCGAAGGGGACGAGGCCGACGTCCGAGCGGGTGCGGGAGGCGTTGTTCAGTTCGCTTGAGGCGATGATGGACCTCGACGGGGCGCGGGTGCTGGACCTGTACGCCGGGTCGGGGGCGTTGGGGTTCGAGGCGTTGAGCAGAGGGGCGGAGCACGCCACGTTCGTCGAGTCCGACAAGCGGGCGGTGGAGGTGCTCAAGAGCAATGCGAAGGACCTCGGGCTGGCGAACGTGACGGTCGTCAACCGCACGGCTGAGGCGTTCGTCGCGGGCGAGGGGGAAGAGTTCGACGTCGTGTTCGCCGACCCGCCCTATGCGGTCGGCGACGAGGAGTTGGCCAAGGTGCTCGCGGGGGTGGCCCCTCGACTCGCCGGGGATGCGGTGCTCGTCGTGGAGCGTGCTTCGAGGAGTGCCGAACCTCCGTGGCCGGGTGGGGTAGAACCGTTGCGGGCCAAGAAGTATGGCGACACGACGGTGTACTGGGGGCGGGTACGTGCTGATGGGTGA
- the rpmB gene encoding 50S ribosomal protein L28 — MAAVCDVCGKGPGFGHSVSHSQRKTNRRWNPNIQSVRAKVSASQRQRINVCTSCLKAGKVVRG; from the coding sequence GTGGCTGCCGTGTGCGACGTCTGTGGCAAGGGGCCGGGCTTCGGCCATTCGGTTTCGCACTCCCAGCGGAAGACGAACCGCCGCTGGAACCCGAACATCCAGTCTGTGCGCGCCAAGGTTTCGGCCTCGCAGCGCCAGCGCATCAACGTGTGCACCTCCTGCCTGAAGGCCGGCAAGGTTGTGCGCGGCTGA
- a CDS encoding DAK2 domain-containing protein, whose protein sequence is MQVMDAVAVRRWADACVRSLDANRASIDQINVFPVPDGDTGTNLLHTMQSALDALLRSPMTTVGEALSALARGALAGARGNSGVILSQVLRGLAETVQGVSVVSGSALRKALQRSDELATAAVSKPVPGTVLSVLHAAAEAARDCPSDELDEVVVAASRASAVALADTPRQLAVLAKAGVVDAGGRGLVVLLDTLAAVITGQTVETPVDAPLVPRTPESLTTERESGSAEFEYEVMYLLEDTSEEAVAELRTSLNGLGDCVSVVGDGVSLWTVHVHCNDIGAAIESGVRAGRPHRITVARFADQIAAQASRFVQDRAIVVVASGAVDLFRAEGATVFDLASSSATPTDLLSAIVSTRARHVAVLPGDPDIREVLDEAVAYAQAAGQDVVVVPTFSPVQALAALAVHDASRRAGDDVVAMAEAAAATRRGELAIAADEAITWVGRCQPGDLLGMLDGEVVLIEPGPAAREPVLDLSCRLVDRMLSGGGELVTVLLGADAPDGLVEVLEDHLRITHPEVEVTAYPGGQPDAVIFVGVE, encoded by the coding sequence ATGCAGGTCATGGATGCGGTCGCGGTGCGCAGGTGGGCGGACGCCTGCGTGCGGTCGCTGGACGCCAACCGGGCGTCGATCGACCAGATCAACGTCTTCCCCGTGCCCGACGGTGACACGGGGACGAACCTGCTGCACACGATGCAGTCCGCGCTGGACGCCCTGCTGCGCTCGCCCATGACCACCGTGGGCGAGGCGCTGTCGGCACTGGCCCGCGGCGCGCTCGCCGGGGCCCGCGGCAACTCCGGCGTGATCCTGTCGCAGGTGCTCAGGGGCCTCGCGGAGACCGTGCAGGGCGTCTCGGTGGTGTCCGGGTCGGCGCTGCGCAAGGCCCTGCAGCGGTCCGACGAGCTGGCCACGGCGGCGGTGTCCAAGCCCGTGCCGGGCACGGTCCTGTCGGTGCTGCACGCGGCCGCCGAGGCAGCCCGTGACTGCCCGTCCGACGAGCTGGACGAAGTGGTCGTGGCGGCCTCGCGCGCGAGTGCCGTGGCGTTGGCCGACACACCCCGCCAGCTGGCCGTGCTGGCCAAGGCCGGGGTGGTCGACGCGGGTGGCCGCGGCCTGGTTGTGTTGTTGGACACACTTGCCGCCGTGATCACTGGGCAGACCGTCGAGACGCCCGTGGACGCGCCGCTGGTGCCGCGCACGCCCGAGTCGCTCACGACCGAGCGGGAGAGCGGCTCGGCGGAGTTCGAGTACGAGGTCATGTACCTGCTCGAAGACACCTCCGAGGAGGCCGTGGCGGAGCTGCGGACCTCGTTGAACGGGCTCGGCGACTGCGTGTCCGTGGTGGGCGACGGCGTGTCCTTGTGGACCGTGCACGTGCACTGCAACGACATCGGCGCGGCCATCGAGTCCGGTGTGCGCGCTGGGCGGCCGCACCGCATCACGGTGGCGCGGTTCGCCGACCAGATCGCTGCGCAGGCGTCCAGGTTCGTGCAGGACCGGGCGATCGTCGTGGTCGCGAGTGGCGCGGTGGACCTGTTCCGCGCCGAGGGAGCCACGGTGTTCGACCTGGCTTCTTCTTCGGCGACGCCCACGGACCTGTTGTCCGCCATCGTGTCGACGCGCGCGCGTCACGTCGCCGTGCTGCCGGGCGACCCGGACATCCGTGAGGTGCTGGACGAGGCCGTGGCGTACGCACAGGCCGCAGGGCAGGACGTGGTGGTGGTGCCGACGTTCTCGCCAGTGCAGGCCCTCGCCGCGTTGGCGGTGCACGACGCTTCCCGCCGCGCCGGTGACGACGTTGTCGCGATGGCGGAAGCCGCTGCGGCCACCCGTCGCGGTGAGCTCGCGATCGCCGCCGACGAGGCCATCACCTGGGTGGGCCGCTGCCAGCCGGGCGACCTGCTGGGCATGCTGGACGGCGAAGTCGTGCTGATCGAACCCGGCCCCGCCGCGCGGGAGCCGGTGCTGGACCTGTCCTGCCGCCTGGTCGACCGCATGCTGTCCGGCGGCGGCGAGCTGGTGACCGTGCTGCTCGGCGCCGACGCCCCCGACGGCCTGGTGGAGGTGCTGGAGGACCACCTCCGCATCACCCATCCGGAGGTCGAGGTGACCGCGTATCCGGGCGGTCAGCCGGACGCGGTCATTTTTGTCGGTGTCGAGTAG
- a CDS encoding MFS transporter: protein MRGNRDLFIVAAGVGVSEFGNALTLLVLLFWATPISSLLVAAILVAELLPFVLGAPLAGLLVDRLPNRRLLTAGVLCQGGAIAAIAPLMGQPAFVVALVLLFGCGRAVAQPSMSALVPHIAGEEHSTRAYALIGTTRSVGNIAGVTGGAVLAGFFGHPAALLMNGATFFVYAVLLAFMRSERRPTGEHSARPSALAGVRHVRQDAVLFAAILGLACFVGATVVINVADPAFVRFVLHGNEFLLGAMQACWMVGIIVGNRLAARLTSVSQLAHALAITGVTTGVAVLIPATFPFVAAAVIGWFIGGVSNGVDNVTMNAIVRLRTPEAMRGRAFAAVGSMVTGANLLGTAAAGGLLLVMGPRAVFAIGGTGALLVGVACLVFVRRALEREKSPAEAGLSP from the coding sequence GTGCGGGGGAATCGTGATCTGTTCATCGTCGCTGCCGGTGTGGGCGTCAGCGAGTTCGGCAACGCGCTGACGTTGCTGGTCCTGCTCTTCTGGGCGACGCCGATCAGCTCGCTGCTGGTGGCCGCGATCCTGGTCGCCGAGCTGCTCCCGTTCGTCCTCGGGGCGCCTCTGGCCGGCCTGCTCGTCGACCGGCTGCCCAACCGCCGCCTGCTGACCGCCGGGGTGCTCTGCCAAGGTGGCGCGATCGCGGCCATCGCACCGCTGATGGGACAGCCCGCGTTCGTGGTCGCGCTGGTGCTGCTCTTCGGCTGCGGCCGTGCGGTCGCCCAGCCCAGCATGTCCGCGCTCGTGCCGCACATCGCGGGCGAGGAGCACTCCACCCGCGCCTACGCGTTGATCGGCACCACCCGCAGCGTCGGCAACATCGCCGGGGTCACCGGGGGAGCGGTGCTCGCCGGGTTCTTCGGCCACCCGGCCGCGTTGCTGATGAACGGCGCGACCTTCTTCGTCTACGCGGTGCTGCTGGCGTTCATGCGGTCCGAGCGCAGGCCCACGGGTGAGCACTCGGCGCGGCCCAGCGCGCTGGCCGGTGTCCGGCACGTGCGCCAGGACGCCGTGTTGTTCGCGGCGATCCTCGGGCTGGCGTGCTTCGTCGGCGCGACGGTGGTGATCAACGTGGCCGACCCCGCCTTCGTGCGGTTCGTGCTGCACGGCAACGAGTTCCTGCTGGGCGCGATGCAGGCGTGCTGGATGGTCGGCATCATCGTCGGCAACCGGCTCGCCGCGCGGCTGACGTCGGTGTCCCAGCTCGCCCACGCGCTGGCGATCACCGGCGTGACCACGGGCGTCGCGGTGCTGATCCCGGCGACGTTCCCGTTCGTCGCGGCCGCGGTGATCGGGTGGTTCATCGGCGGTGTTTCCAACGGCGTGGACAACGTGACGATGAACGCGATCGTCCGGCTGCGGACACCGGAGGCGATGCGTGGACGTGCGTTCGCCGCGGTCGGGTCGATGGTGACCGGCGCGAACCTGCTCGGAACGGCGGCCGCCGGTGGCTTGCTGCTGGTCATGGGGCCGCGGGCGGTGTTCGCGATCGGGGGCACCGGGGCGTTGCTCGTCGGTGTGGCCTGCCTGGTGTTCGTGCGCAGGGCCCTGGAACGCGAGAAGAGCCCGGCCGAAGCCGGGCTCTCCCCGTAG
- a CDS encoding pyruvate carboxylase, with amino-acid sequence MFRKVLVANRGEIAIRAFRAAYELGAGTVAVFPHEDRNSLHRLKADESYEIGEPGHPVRAYLSVEEIIKAARKAGADAIYPGYGFLSENPELAMACREAGLTFIGPVAEVLELTGNKARAIAAAREAGLPVLESSAPSSNVEELLEASKSMRFPVFVKAVAGGGGRGMRKVDDPAALREALEAASREAESAFGDPTVFLEQAVVEPRHIEVQILADGQGNVIHLFERDCSVQRRHQKVIEIAPAPNLAPELRDRICNDAVKFARHIGYRNAGTVEFLLDPQGNYVFIEMNPRIQVEHTVTEEVTDVDLVQSQMRIASGETLEDLGLSQDTVQLRGAALQCRITTEDPANGFRPDTGTISAYRSPGGSGIRLDGGTAGAGMAISPHFDSMLVKLTCRGRTFGLAVARARRAIAEFRIRGVSTNIPFIQAVLDEADFYEGRVTTSFIEKRPHLLTARHSADRGTRLLTYLADVTVNHPNGTRPTAVDPREKLPVVDLNAEPAAGSKQKLTELGPEGFARWMRESRAVGVTDTTFRDAHQSLLATRVRTKDLLAVAPHVSRMTPELLSLECWGGATYDVALRFLAEDPWERLAALREAVPNINLQMLLRGRNTVGYTPYPEAVTKAFVQEATQTGIDIFRIFDALNDVEQMRPAIEAVRETGTAVAEVALCYTSDLSDPDERLYTLDYYLKLAEQIVGAGAHVLCVKDMAGLLRAPAASRLITALRKEFDLPVHLHTHDTAGGQLATYLAAIQAGVDAIDGATASMAGTTSQPPLSSIVALTDHTEHATGLNLQNVCDLEPYWESVRKIYAPFESGIPGPTGRVYHHEIPGGQLSNLRTQAVALGLGEKFEEIESMYAAADRMLGHLVKVTPSSKVVGDLALHLVGAGVEPKEFEENPGKFDIPASVIGFLHGELGDPPGGWPEPFRTKALEGRSAPKPVEELSPQDEAGLADDRRATLNRLLFPAPTKEFLTHREAYGDTSVLRSKDFFYGLRPGEEYSVDLEPGVRLLIGLEAISEADARGIRTVMATLNGQLRPIQVRDRSVAADVPAAEKADRGNPNHVAAPFAGVVTAAVEEGDSVEAGQTVATIEAMKMEAAITAPKAGVVGRLAVRGAQQVEGGDLLIVLK; translated from the coding sequence ATGTTCCGCAAGGTTCTTGTCGCCAACCGCGGCGAGATCGCGATTCGCGCGTTCCGAGCCGCCTACGAACTGGGCGCGGGAACGGTCGCCGTTTTCCCTCACGAAGACCGCAACTCGCTGCACCGCTTGAAGGCGGACGAGTCCTACGAGATCGGTGAGCCGGGACATCCCGTCCGCGCCTACCTCTCCGTCGAGGAGATCATCAAGGCGGCCCGCAAGGCCGGCGCCGACGCGATCTACCCCGGTTACGGCTTCCTGTCCGAGAACCCCGAGCTCGCGATGGCCTGCCGGGAGGCGGGGCTCACGTTCATCGGCCCCGTCGCCGAGGTGCTGGAGCTCACGGGCAACAAGGCGCGCGCCATCGCCGCCGCCCGCGAGGCCGGGCTGCCGGTGCTGGAGTCGAGCGCGCCGTCCTCGAACGTCGAGGAGCTGCTGGAAGCGTCGAAGTCGATGCGCTTCCCCGTCTTCGTGAAGGCCGTCGCCGGTGGTGGTGGCCGCGGCATGCGCAAGGTTGACGACCCGGCCGCGCTGCGTGAGGCGCTGGAGGCGGCGTCGCGCGAGGCGGAGTCGGCGTTCGGCGACCCGACCGTGTTCCTGGAGCAGGCAGTCGTCGAGCCGCGCCACATCGAGGTGCAGATCCTCGCGGACGGCCAGGGCAACGTGATCCACCTCTTCGAGCGCGACTGCTCCGTGCAGCGGCGCCACCAGAAGGTCATCGAGATCGCGCCCGCGCCGAACCTCGCGCCCGAGCTGCGGGACCGCATCTGCAACGACGCCGTGAAGTTCGCGCGCCACATCGGCTACCGCAACGCCGGCACCGTCGAGTTCCTGCTCGACCCGCAGGGCAACTACGTCTTCATCGAGATGAACCCGCGCATCCAGGTCGAGCACACGGTCACCGAGGAGGTGACCGACGTCGACCTCGTGCAGTCGCAGATGCGCATCGCGTCCGGCGAGACGCTGGAGGACCTGGGCCTGTCCCAGGACACCGTGCAGCTGCGCGGCGCGGCGCTGCAGTGCCGCATCACCACCGAGGACCCGGCCAACGGCTTCCGCCCGGACACCGGCACGATCAGCGCCTACCGCTCGCCCGGTGGCTCCGGCATCCGCCTCGACGGCGGCACGGCCGGCGCGGGCATGGCGATCAGCCCCCACTTCGACTCGATGCTCGTGAAGCTCACGTGCCGCGGCCGCACCTTCGGCCTCGCCGTCGCCCGTGCGCGCCGTGCGATCGCGGAGTTCCGCATCCGCGGTGTGTCCACGAACATCCCGTTCATCCAGGCCGTGCTGGACGAGGCCGACTTCTACGAGGGCCGCGTCACCACGTCGTTCATCGAGAAGCGCCCGCACCTGCTGACCGCGCGCCACTCGGCCGACCGCGGCACGCGCCTGCTGACCTACCTCGCCGACGTCACGGTCAACCACCCCAACGGCACCCGCCCGACGGCGGTCGACCCGCGGGAGAAGCTGCCGGTCGTCGACCTCAACGCCGAACCGGCCGCCGGGTCGAAGCAGAAGCTCACCGAGCTGGGGCCGGAGGGCTTCGCGCGGTGGATGCGCGAGTCCAGGGCGGTCGGCGTCACCGACACCACGTTCCGCGACGCGCACCAGTCGCTGCTGGCGACCCGCGTGCGCACCAAGGACCTGCTCGCCGTCGCGCCGCACGTGTCGCGCATGACGCCGGAGCTGCTGTCGCTGGAGTGCTGGGGCGGCGCGACCTACGACGTGGCGCTGCGGTTCCTCGCCGAGGACCCGTGGGAGCGGCTCGCGGCGCTGCGCGAGGCCGTGCCGAACATCAACCTGCAGATGCTGCTGCGCGGCCGCAACACGGTCGGCTACACGCCGTACCCGGAGGCCGTGACCAAGGCGTTCGTGCAGGAGGCGACGCAGACCGGCATCGACATCTTCCGGATCTTCGACGCGCTGAACGACGTCGAGCAGATGCGCCCGGCGATCGAGGCCGTACGCGAGACCGGGACCGCGGTCGCCGAGGTCGCGCTCTGCTACACCAGCGACCTGTCCGACCCGGACGAACGTCTGTACACACTGGACTACTACCTCAAGCTCGCCGAGCAGATCGTGGGCGCGGGCGCGCACGTGCTGTGCGTGAAGGACATGGCGGGCCTGCTGCGGGCACCGGCCGCCTCGCGGTTGATCACGGCGCTGCGCAAGGAGTTCGACCTCCCGGTCCACCTGCACACCCACGACACCGCGGGCGGCCAGCTGGCCACCTACCTCGCGGCGATCCAGGCGGGTGTCGACGCGATCGACGGCGCCACCGCGTCGATGGCGGGCACCACCTCGCAGCCGCCGCTGTCGTCGATCGTGGCGCTGACCGACCACACCGAGCACGCGACCGGCCTCAACCTGCAGAACGTCTGCGACCTGGAGCCGTACTGGGAGTCGGTGCGCAAGATCTACGCGCCGTTCGAGTCCGGCATCCCCGGCCCGACCGGCCGCGTCTACCACCACGAGATCCCCGGTGGGCAGCTGTCGAACCTCCGCACGCAGGCCGTCGCGCTCGGCCTGGGCGAGAAGTTCGAGGAGATCGAGTCGATGTACGCGGCGGCCGACCGGATGCTCGGCCACCTGGTGAAGGTGACGCCGTCGTCCAAGGTCGTCGGCGACCTCGCGCTGCACCTCGTCGGCGCGGGTGTGGAGCCGAAGGAGTTCGAGGAGAACCCCGGCAAGTTCGACATCCCGGCCTCGGTGATCGGCTTCCTGCACGGCGAGCTGGGCGACCCGCCCGGCGGCTGGCCGGAGCCGTTCCGCACCAAGGCGCTGGAGGGCCGTTCCGCCCCGAAGCCGGTCGAGGAGCTCTCGCCGCAGGACGAGGCGGGTCTGGCCGACGACCGCCGCGCCACGCTGAACCGCTTGCTGTTCCCGGCGCCCACGAAGGAGTTCCTGACGCACCGCGAGGCCTACGGCGACACGTCGGTGCTGCGCTCCAAGGACTTCTTCTACGGCCTGCGCCCCGGCGAGGAGTACTCCGTCGACCTGGAGCCGGGCGTCCGGCTGCTGATCGGCCTGGAGGCGATCTCCGAGGCCGACGCGCGCGGCATCCGCACGGTGATGGCGACCCTGAACGGCCAGCTCCGCCCGATCCAGGTGCGCGACCGCTCGGTGGCCGCCGACGTCCCGGCAGCCGAGAAGGCCGACCGGGGCAACCCGAACCACGTGGCGGCACCGTTCGCCGGCGTGGTGACCGCGGCGGTGGAGGAGGGCGACTCGGTCGAGGCGGGCCAGACGGTCGCCACGATCGAGGCCATGAAGATGGAGGCCGCGATCACCGCCCCCAAGGCGGGTGTGGTCGGCCGCCTGGCGGTGCGCGGCGCCCAGCAGGTGGAGGGCGGCGACCTCCTGATCGTGCTGAAGTGA
- the coaD gene encoding pantetheine-phosphate adenylyltransferase: protein MTRAVYPGSYDPVTNGHLDIIGRAAHLFDEVVVAVLINKNKRTLFNVEERQDMLRDVTAQWDNVRVDSWHGLLVDYCRENNIKAIVKGLRAVSDYDYELQMAQMNHQLTGVDTLFMQASPQYSFLASSLVKEVATYGGDVSTLLPASVEQRLQQRLAETR, encoded by the coding sequence ATGACGCGTGCCGTGTACCCCGGCTCCTACGACCCGGTGACCAACGGCCACCTGGACATCATCGGGAGAGCCGCGCACCTGTTCGACGAGGTCGTCGTCGCCGTGCTCATCAACAAGAACAAGCGCACCTTGTTCAACGTCGAGGAGCGCCAGGACATGCTGCGGGACGTCACGGCGCAGTGGGACAACGTGCGCGTGGACTCGTGGCACGGGCTGTTGGTCGACTACTGCCGCGAGAACAACATCAAGGCCATCGTGAAGGGCCTGCGCGCGGTCAGCGACTACGACTACGAGCTGCAGATGGCGCAGATGAACCACCAGCTCACCGGCGTGGACACGCTGTTCATGCAGGCCAGCCCGCAGTACTCGTTCCTGGCGTCGTCGCTGGTCAAGGAGGTGGCGACGTACGGGGGTGACGTCTCCACGCTGCTGCCGGCGAGCGTGGAGCAGCGGTTGCAGCAGCGGCTCGCCGAGACCCGTTAG